A DNA window from Paenibacillus andongensis contains the following coding sequences:
- a CDS encoding ABC transporter permease, whose protein sequence is MLSLYALVKNECIKMIKKKRFYVILLILLALIPMFTYAQMRVAQNTQKQFGTTDWKADQRQKIADWEKRLSSARTPDEWKQQLRVQIQIANYYLEKDVDPSTPNAVTFTREFVKNAVGLFIPLIIMVISADIVSSEHSTGTIKLLLTRPVRRWKILLSKLITVVFFTSLTVLSTGVLCYLISGVVFGYNGWTMPVFTGIQLTGTDVDFSLVRAVDQWFFLIMEFGLVWFSALVVALMSLMLSVLIRSTAAGMGVMLAVLISGTILSNMVSSWETAKYLFMVNLDLTKYLTGGLPPIKGMDLTFSLSVLSVWAIASLIVSFTVFSRKDVLN, encoded by the coding sequence TTGCTTAGTTTATATGCCCTTGTGAAGAATGAATGTATTAAAATGATTAAGAAAAAACGCTTTTATGTTATCCTACTAATACTTCTTGCATTAATCCCTATGTTCACTTATGCTCAAATGCGAGTTGCCCAAAATACACAAAAGCAATTTGGAACGACGGACTGGAAAGCAGACCAAAGGCAGAAAATTGCCGATTGGGAAAAGCGTTTAAGCTCGGCTCGAACGCCGGATGAGTGGAAGCAACAGCTTAGAGTGCAAATTCAAATCGCTAACTATTATCTAGAAAAGGATGTAGATCCGAGTACTCCCAATGCGGTTACTTTTACGCGCGAGTTTGTGAAAAATGCGGTTGGTTTATTCATTCCACTCATTATCATGGTCATTTCGGCTGACATCGTATCATCTGAGCATTCTACGGGGACTATTAAATTATTGTTGACAAGACCGGTCCGGCGATGGAAAATCCTATTGAGTAAATTAATTACGGTTGTCTTCTTTACTTCGCTAACCGTATTGTCCACTGGCGTCTTATGTTATTTGATTTCCGGTGTTGTTTTCGGTTATAACGGATGGACGATGCCTGTATTTACAGGTATTCAACTAACGGGTACGGATGTGGATTTTAGTCTTGTACGTGCAGTTGATCAATGGTTCTTCCTGATCATGGAGTTTGGATTGGTTTGGTTCTCAGCATTAGTCGTAGCACTCATGTCACTAATGCTATCTGTACTCATTCGTTCCACAGCAGCAGGTATGGGGGTCATGCTTGCCGTATTAATATCAGGGACCATTCTTTCGAATATGGTGTCGTCTTGGGAAACTGCAAAATATTTGTTTATGGTCAATTTGGACTTAACGAAGTATTTAACAGGAGGCCTTCCGCCAATTAAAGGGATGGACTTGACCTTCTCCCTTAGCGTTTTAAGTGTGTGGGCGATCGCTTCACTCATTGTTTCATTTACGGTATTTTCACGAAAAGATGTTTTGAATTAA
- a CDS encoding ABC transporter ATP-binding protein, with protein MAVAAVSTTVLSVKNLKKRIKNKEIIKGISFDVYAGEIFGFLGPNGSGKTTTIRMLVDLIRPTEGSIQICGHDVHKEHNQAMRHVGCIVENPELYSYLTGWENLEHFARMLPNVDEKRIQEVVEIVSMDQRIHDKVRTYSLGMRQRLGIAQALLGRPSLLILDEPTNGLDPQGIKEMREFIQHLAAGGLSLFVSSHLLSEIQQMCDRVAIISHGEVIQVGAVDDLVAQGGKVVWSVSPAEKAEGLLEASPLVQGIEEVSQGSPIGLPLAVKQIVTQMDKENVPQVSQHLMEAGISLFAVEIKNPTLEDLFLSLTEGERIE; from the coding sequence ATGGCTGTAGCAGCTGTTTCAACAACGGTTTTATCTGTGAAAAATTTAAAAAAACGAATTAAAAATAAAGAGATTATTAAAGGGATTTCATTTGATGTATACGCGGGTGAGATCTTTGGTTTTTTAGGACCCAATGGATCAGGTAAAACAACGACGATTCGCATGCTCGTTGATTTAATACGTCCGACTGAAGGGTCTATTCAGATTTGTGGGCACGATGTTCACAAGGAGCATAATCAAGCGATGCGTCATGTTGGCTGTATCGTCGAGAATCCCGAGCTATACTCCTATTTGACAGGTTGGGAAAATCTTGAGCATTTTGCAAGAATGCTGCCGAATGTCGATGAGAAACGAATCCAAGAGGTTGTTGAGATTGTCTCTATGGATCAACGGATACATGATAAGGTACGTACGTATTCTCTTGGTATGCGGCAACGACTTGGTATTGCACAGGCACTGCTTGGACGGCCTAGTTTATTGATATTGGACGAGCCGACGAATGGTCTTGATCCACAAGGGATTAAGGAAATGAGGGAGTTCATTCAGCATTTGGCCGCGGGTGGACTTAGCTTGTTCGTGTCCAGTCACCTACTTAGCGAGATTCAGCAAATGTGTGATCGTGTAGCCATCATCAGCCATGGTGAAGTCATTCAAGTGGGTGCCGTTGATGATTTGGTCGCTCAAGGCGGTAAAGTCGTTTGGTCCGTGTCTCCGGCCGAGAAGGCCGAGGGGCTTTTAGAGGCGTCGCCGCTCGTGCAGGGCATTGAGGAAGTTTCGCAAGGAAGTCCGATAGGCTTACCGCTCGCGGTGAAACAAATCGTTACTCAAATGGACAAGGAAAACGTCCCGCAGGTAAGTCAGCATTTGATGGAAGCAGGAATTAGCCTATTTGCTGTAGAAATCAAAAATCCAACACTGGAAGATTTGTTCTTGAGCCTAACCGAAGGTGAAAGAATTGAGTAG
- a CDS encoding GDSL-type esterase/lipase family protein, which translates to MRSSRFMWGAIGLTASISTIVFAVGFAYAANQIWFPKASGDLNVVTSSAPKKETMIESKSKLQIVALGDSLTAGTGDNTGKGYVGRVREKLEKVSGKPVFVLNNLAIPGYKSDQLLSDLALKKTQDALAQADIILLTIGGNDIFAGGEGLFKGENQTEFNPEGALKRVDPALAKMDKVIQAINKANPNATVLYVGLYHPFLDLDPKKEGSLIVQRWNNSVFEMMNRYPHMAIVPTYDLFEQNLIKYLSSADHFHPNGDGYERIADRIVQILK; encoded by the coding sequence TTGAGATCATCTCGTTTTATGTGGGGCGCAATTGGCCTTACAGCTTCGATATCTACGATTGTTTTCGCAGTAGGCTTTGCTTACGCGGCGAATCAAATATGGTTTCCTAAAGCGTCTGGAGACCTCAATGTTGTAACGTCATCAGCACCTAAGAAAGAAACAATGATTGAGAGCAAAAGTAAGCTTCAGATTGTTGCTCTCGGTGATTCATTGACTGCTGGAACAGGTGATAATACTGGCAAAGGCTACGTTGGTCGTGTCCGCGAAAAGCTGGAGAAGGTAAGCGGTAAGCCGGTATTCGTCCTTAATAATCTGGCGATCCCAGGCTATAAGAGTGACCAACTTCTCTCTGATTTAGCACTGAAAAAGACGCAAGACGCACTCGCTCAGGCGGATATCATTTTACTCACGATTGGTGGCAATGATATTTTTGCTGGCGGGGAAGGGCTTTTTAAAGGCGAAAATCAGACGGAGTTCAACCCAGAGGGTGCACTTAAACGAGTAGATCCTGCGCTGGCCAAAATGGATAAGGTAATACAAGCAATTAATAAGGCGAATCCGAATGCAACTGTGTTGTATGTTGGCTTATATCATCCTTTTCTTGATTTAGATCCCAAAAAAGAAGGTTCGCTTATTGTACAACGATGGAATAATAGTGTTTTTGAGATGATGAATCGATATCCTCATATGGCTATTGTCCCGACCTATGATTTGTTTGAACAAAATTTGATCAAATATTTGTCTTCAGCCGATCATTTTCATCCTAATGGGGACGGCTATGAGCGCATTGCCGATCGGATTGTACAAATTCTGAAATAG
- a CDS encoding ABC transporter ATP-binding protein produces MSTNSTQAEASAKRDDSQAGQRFVYQDDELIEKPFDWGQLKRLFSYMKPYKKQMLPIIIIMMLVGAITKLTIPLLIREAIDNSIIPKDKNLLFLIVGIMLAVYVIQWLANTFRIKYTNMIGQRVIYDLRHDLFSHIQKLSFRFFDTRPAGSVLVRVTNYVNSLQDLFTNGVVNLLIDVVQLCGIIIILLTFNFKLGAAIIVTVPIMFLISTQLRKKIRRAWQDVTMKQSRLNAHLNECIQGIKVTQAYTQEKENIQFFTKMNMVNRLSWNRASMLNQSFGPLIEITGAVGYCILFWLGAHLIQTEEISVGLLVAFATYIGYFWEPITRLGQMYSQLLIAMASAERIFEFIDEEPTVAEIEGAKDLPSIQGKVKFENLVFEYEPGRPALNGINLDVQAGQSIALVGHTGSGKSTIMNLLCRFYDPVEGKILIDGHDIRNVTIQSLRSQIGVVLQDTFIFSGTIRENIRFGRLDATNEEIELVAKAVHAHDFIMSLPSGYDTEVQERGNVLSMGQRQLISFARALLANPRVLILDEATASIDTDTELKIQEALKTLLAGRTSFIVAHRLSTIRNADKIVVLDHGRMMEIGNHEELMKEQKIYYGLIQAQYKFLQDAV; encoded by the coding sequence TTGAGTACTAATTCGACGCAAGCCGAGGCATCTGCCAAAAGAGATGATTCCCAAGCGGGGCAACGATTCGTATATCAAGATGATGAACTGATTGAAAAGCCTTTTGATTGGGGTCAGTTGAAACGTTTATTTAGTTATATGAAGCCTTATAAGAAACAAATGCTGCCTATCATTATTATTATGATGTTGGTAGGAGCAATCACCAAGCTGACCATACCACTGCTTATTCGTGAAGCCATTGATAATTCCATCATTCCTAAGGATAAGAACTTGCTTTTCCTAATTGTTGGTATCATGCTTGCTGTATATGTCATTCAATGGCTAGCCAATACATTCCGCATTAAATATACGAATATGATTGGTCAGCGTGTCATCTACGATCTGCGTCATGATTTATTCAGTCATATTCAGAAGTTGTCGTTTCGTTTCTTCGATACACGTCCGGCAGGATCTGTGCTCGTTCGAGTCACAAACTATGTGAATTCTTTACAAGATTTGTTCACGAACGGTGTTGTTAACTTATTAATTGATGTTGTGCAGCTCTGCGGCATTATCATTATTTTATTGACGTTTAATTTCAAATTAGGCGCCGCAATCATCGTTACCGTTCCGATTATGTTTCTGATTTCGACTCAGCTTCGGAAAAAGATTCGCCGTGCCTGGCAGGACGTGACGATGAAGCAATCCCGTTTGAATGCGCATTTAAATGAATGTATACAAGGCATCAAAGTTACACAAGCCTATACACAAGAAAAAGAAAATATACAATTCTTCACCAAAATGAATATGGTCAATCGGTTGTCTTGGAATCGAGCTTCGATGCTCAACCAATCGTTCGGTCCGCTCATTGAAATTACGGGAGCTGTTGGTTACTGCATTCTGTTCTGGCTAGGCGCTCATTTAATCCAAACGGAAGAAATATCGGTCGGTTTGTTAGTTGCATTTGCTACTTACATAGGCTATTTCTGGGAACCTATTACACGGTTAGGTCAAATGTATTCGCAACTGCTCATTGCAATGGCTTCAGCGGAGCGGATCTTCGAGTTTATTGATGAGGAACCAACTGTGGCTGAAATTGAAGGCGCTAAAGATCTGCCAAGCATCCAAGGCAAAGTGAAGTTTGAGAATCTCGTATTTGAGTATGAGCCTGGAAGACCAGCGCTCAACGGCATTAATTTAGATGTACAGGCTGGGCAATCCATTGCGCTTGTCGGTCATACAGGTTCTGGAAAAAGTACGATTATGAATCTATTATGCCGATTCTACGATCCGGTTGAAGGCAAGATACTTATCGATGGGCACGATATTCGAAATGTCACCATTCAAAGCTTGCGCTCCCAAATTGGAGTTGTCCTGCAAGATACGTTTATCTTCTCGGGAACGATAAGAGAAAATATCCGCTTCGGTCGCTTGGATGCTACCAATGAAGAGATTGAACTTGTAGCCAAGGCTGTTCATGCACATGATTTTATCATGAGCTTGCCAAGCGGCTATGATACAGAGGTTCAAGAGCGCGGTAACGTACTCTCGATGGGTCAGCGTCAGTTGATTTCCTTTGCCAGAGCGCTCCTTGCGAACCCGCGTGTACTTATCTTGGACGAAGCAACAGCTAGTATTGATACGGATACGGAGCTCAAAATTCAGGAAGCTCTCAAAACGCTGCTGGCTGGTCGAACCTCCTTTATCGTCGCGCACCGACTATCCACAATCCGGAATGCAGATAAAATCGTAGTACTCGATCATGGGCGTATGATGGAGATCGGTAATCATGAAGAACTCATGAAGGAACAAAAGATTTACTACGGACTTATTCAGGCTCAATACAAATTTTTGCAGGATGCGGTTTAA